The DNA region AAACAGTTTTTTGGGGGGTTGGCGTGGGGCTTTCCGTTGAGCTTAAAGACGTGTCGGTGCAATACGGCTCATTCCAAGCTCTAAAGGGGGTGAGCCTCTTTGTGGAAGGAGGTGAGGGCCTTGTTCTTCTAGGTCCCTCTGGTTCAGGAAAGTCCACCCTGCTCAGGACTATTGCGGGTCTTATCACGCCTACCAGGGGGAGGGTCTACATCGGCGGTCGCGATGTTACAGAATTGCCTCCCGACAAGAGAGGTGTCTCAATGCTGTTTCAAGACCTGGCCCTGTTCCCTCACCTTGACGTGTTTGAAAACGTGGCGTTTGGTCTAAGAATAAGAAAGGTGTCTGACGACGAAGTTAGGAGGAAAGTACGCTGGGCTTTAGAGCTAGTCAGGCTAGATCCCGACCTTTTCCTGAAGAGGAGAGTTTACGAGCTCTCTGGTGGGCAGCAACAGAGGGTGGCCCTGGCAAGGGCTCTTGTGGTGGAGCCGGAGGTTCTCCTACTTGACGAGCCGTTTAGCCACGTGGATCTCGATATCAAAAATCGCCTACTCGAAGAGCTGAAAATATTACATAATAAACTCGGCTTTACTCTTGTCTACGTCACGCACGACCGTTTCGAGGCTGTGGAAATCGGCGACCGCATCGCCTTGATGAAGGAGGGAGAGATTGTTCAGGTGGGAAAGCCTATCGAGCTTTATAAGAAGCCTAAGAACCGTTTTGTTGCCGAGTTTTTCGGTGAGGCCAATATAGTGCCTACCTCGGCGCTGGGCCTTGGCGAGAAGGGATACGCCGTGATTAGGCCGGAGGACGTGGTCATTGGGGGGAGCACCACTTATAAACTAAAGGGCCAGGTGGTTGACGTGACGTTTCTGTGGCACTACCTCAAAGTTGAGATACAGAGCAATGGGCATATTTACAAGGCTTATGTAGATCTGGAGACCCCGGTGGCTGTCGGCGACGTTGTCGAGTTTGGCTGGGATGCCAGAGACGTCTACGTAGTGGAGGAATGATAAAGAAGGTGGCGCTGGTCGCGTTTGCCGCCGTCGTTTTGTTGTTTTATGCGCCGTTCCTGGCCTTGGGCTATTACATGTCGGGAGGCGGGGTGTTGAAGCTCCCCTCTACGAGCATGTTAGCTACCACCTTCATGTTGGCGCTGGTGACTGCGGCTATCGCAATAGCGCTTGCGTATCCGGCTGCGTATTATCTAGCGAAGAGGGGGAACGAGCTCGAGTTCGCCCTGCTAATAGCCCCGCTTTGGGTGGGGACCCTACTCAAGGCCTATTCTCTCCTCGTGGTTTTTTCCGTAGTGGAGAGGTTTACTGGCATAGTCCTCTGGGGTACCGCCCTGGGGGTGGTTGTGGGTATGGTGTACGAGTACTTCCCCTACGCGGTTCTCACGTTGTATGCCGCGATTGAGAAGTTGAGCGAGACCCCAACCCAAGCCGCAAGAGTTCTCGGCGCGTCGAGAGCGCAGACGTTTCTGAGAGTGGAGCTCCCGCTTACGATGCCGGGCGTAGTCGCCGCCTTTATACTAATTTTCCTCTTCGCCATGGGCGAGGTGATTATGCCGGCTGTGCTGGGGGCTTGGAAAGTGTATACAGTGGGCAGTTATATCTGGGACTTATACTTCAAGGCCAGGGACTTTTTAAGCGGATCCGTGCTGTCTCTACTCCTAGCGGCGTTGTCTTTATTGGCCACCTACGTAGTGGTTAAGACTATACGCTCGTTCTCGATATGAGGGCGTTGAAAATCTACACTTGGGCCTTGATAGCGGCGATGTACGTGCCTATAGGCGTCATGGTCGTACTCTCCTTTAACAATAGCAAGCTCCCATACGTGTGGGGTGGGTTCACTCTGCGCTGGTACCAAGCACTGTTTGGGTGGGACTTGGCGTGGCAGGCTGTGCTTAACAGCACGGTAATTGCGCTAGCAGTGGCTTTCGCCTCCACGTTGCTCGGCTTGTTTATGGCATTTGCGCTACGAGACGACAGGTATATCGCAATTTCCCAAGGCGCCGTGGTGATGCCCGAGGTGTCAGAAGCGCTGGCGTTCGCCGCGGCGTTGTCGCTCCTTAAAGACTACGCCAATGTAAATCTCTTTGGCCCCGTAGGAGTTTTCCTAGCCCACTTGGCCTACACTCTTCCCATGGCCCACGTCTTGATGTCGCCCTACGTCTCTTACGTCGGCAGAAGTGTAGTAGACGCGGCGAGGATACTGGGGGCGTCAGAACTTAGGACGATGCTTTCTGTCATTGCGCCTATTCTATTCCCGGCGTTTGTAGCAACATTCCTCATAGTGTTCGCCAACTCCTTTGATACATACATAAAAACTGCCTTCATCACAAGCCCGGACTTCGTCACGGCCCCCATCCTACTTTGGAACTACGCCGCCAGGGGGAGGGGAGATCCCACTATCTACGCCCTGGCTAGTATTATGCTCATCCCCTCCCTTGCCGCCGCGGTGATCTACTTTAGAGCCGTAAAGCGCTACGGCTAACAGCGCCCTAGCCGCCCTCCTAGGCGTATTTACAACCACCACCCTGCTTCTCAGAGCCTCTTCTAGGGCCTTAGTCTGGGGCGAAGAGCCGAAGGAGACCACAATTATCGGCTTCTTGTGCTTCTCCAACACGTCGATAATCTCCTTTGCAACATCCTCGTTGTACCCGGGCGGGTGGATTAAGGCCGCGACTACAGCGGCGTCTGTGTACCTAAGACCAATTTCGAGAGCTTTGCCAAAATGGGCGTTGTTCCCCCCGCCCGTCAAGTCGACGGGGTTGGACACAGTGGCTATGGGGAGGAGGTATTTTCTCAACTCCTCTCTACCCTCCTCTGGTAACTCCGGGACGCGTAGGCCGACGGAGTTGACTGCGTCAACAATCTGCACCCCCATGCCGCCGGAGGAGGAGACCACCAGTACGCTGTCTACCCGCCTAGGCCCGTAAACCGCCAGAGCCTTTGCCATGTCGAATAACTCCACCAAGTCATCTGCCTCTATTACGCCAGCTTGGCGGAATAGGGCATGGTACATCTCATACGCACCTGCCATAGCCGCTGTGTGGGAGGCGGCGGCTCTTGCCGAATCTGAGCCGCGCCCCGCCTTGTACACGACAACCGGTTTGCTACTACGTTTAGCTACTTTTAGAAAACGCGCCGCATCGCCTTTCCATCTAAACCCCTCTAGGTAGAGGGCAATTACAGATATCTCTTTGCTATTTGCCAGAAACTCAATAAAATCCGCCTCTGTCACGTCGGCCCTATTCCCAAAATTAACGGCGATGCCCACGCCGATTCCCTCACCTGCCGCCCAATCCAGCGCCGCGGTCATTACGGCCCCGCTTTGGCTTAAAAAAGCTATTGGCCCCGGCGGCGGCCTCGCTGCTTTTTCCACAGGGAGGAACATGGTGTCTAGCCCGTTGAAGGCGTTATAGACGCCTATGCAGTTGGGCCCCAGAACTCTCATTCCGTGCTTCTGCGCGGTTTTTACCAGCTCATTCTCTAAATCTCGGCGCCCAATTTCTGAGAACCCGCCCGAAACTACGATAGCCGCCTTTGCGCCGGCTCTACCAGCGTCGTCTACGACTCTCGGCGTTATTTCTGCAGGAGTGGCAACCACGACGAGCTCCGGCGCCTCGGGCAGGTTAGTGGCAGACTCGTAAAACTGCACCTCTACGCCTCCAACCTCCCCGCGCCTATACTTCGGATTAACCGCGTAGACGCGGCTTTTAAAAGACTTTAACAGCTGGAGCAGGATCTGCCCCCCTATCGAGTCGGCCTTGGGGGAGGCCCCAACTACGGCTACCGAATTGGGAAATAAAAACTCCCTCACCCCTTAAGTGCCTTTGCAATACTAGCTGGGTCGTATCCCACAACGTAGGTGTAGGTCCCGTTGGGGTAGACCACAACTACCAGCGGCGTCCCCACATTCTGCCCAGCAATGAGAGTAGCTAGTTGCATTCCAGCATTTGCATCTATTGGACAACTACTTTGCGGGAGTATACTAGTGTAGTTTTGGTCTCCGGCTAGGAAGCGGTCGTATACTACCCTCAGCGTTGGGATTACCTCTTGCGGCGTGCTGTTGTAGAGGCATCTCAACCTCTCGTGGGCGGGCAATGCGTCTGGGTGGACTATTAGATCTACCAAGACTAGTCTGTGTCCCTCGAATAGGGTGTAGTTGTATTTAAACAACTGGGCACAGTAGGGGCACTGTAAGTCGAAGAAGACGATTGCGGCTGGCCATTTGCCGTCGTATTTCATGCCTATCTTCTCTGCGACTCTGAGGATGTCAAGGCCGCCGCCGTTTGTCCCGACGACGTCTCTAGAAAGCTCGTTCAGCACATTAGCGACGTCGGCCGGTATTGTCGTGATGTTCCGAAGGGTGTACGTCAAAATGGCGGCTACCTGCCCGCCGTAGGATAGCTTGACCTTAAATTGGTATATAGTCCCATCTGCGAGTTGTTGTTTCTCATAATCTAGGATGGCCGATAGGCCTTGCATTATCGGTACCTCGGTGGTGTTTGTGTATACTGTGGCTTGGCCGTAGGGGGTTTGGGCTGTGCCTGACTGCTTCCACTGGCTCGGGGACGTGGGCCCGGGAAGTCCTTGGATAAGTAGGACCAGCTCGTCGAATGTCTTAGCCGTGGGGAGGGGAGACGTGGACTGCTGGCATTGGCTATTGGAGAGGGTTATGCGCTCGCCCGCCACAGTCGTGGTTGTAGTCGAGTTCACGCATATCTGTAGCAATTTGCTGTAGTAGGTGGCTTTCTGGTAGCTGTTTAGCGTCTGCGAGAGGACGTTGATTATACCCGTGTTTTTCACCATGAAGTAGGAGGCTGAGTTGTTGTAGATCTGGGCGTAGACGGTGCCGCTGCTCAAAGGTATGTAGTAAGTTAGTAGCTCCAAGGCTTGTCCCCCTTCGAGTCGTGCCGTGTATACGTAAAGCTTGCCGGATGTCGTTTGAACAGGCTGTGTGGAGGTCTTATTTGCAGGTGGTTGAGACTGTAGGAGGTACACGGCTACTCCCACTGCCGCGATTATGGCCAGAACTATGCCGGCTACTACTTTTGGATTCATAGGTGTGCGGGGGTACTAGTATATAAAAAGCTATTCTTTTGTAGGAGCCCAGTCTCTGGCCAAGATTTCTAATACCTGCTTCTCACCTATCAGGTCGCGGATGGAAATGACGCCGTAGAGGTTGCCTTCTTTATCCACGACTACCACGTGCCTCACGTTGTGTTGTCTCATTTTTCTAGCAGCCGCCGTTATGGGGTCGTAGTCGTAGACATATACGAAATTGCGCATTGTCCCTACCTTGTCCACCGTCGCCGTGAGGGGGGTTTTCTGCGCTATGCCTCTGATTATATCTCTTTCAGAGATGACGCCTATCGGCTTTTTGGGATTCTCTTTGTCTACAATTACCAGGAGGCCCACGCGATGTTGCGCCATGAGGGCTGCCGCCTCCTCTATAGTTTTATCAGGCGTTATGGCTACGGCGGGTTTTTTCGCAATTTCTCCGCAGTTCATATTGCAAGTATTTGGATGTTTTTTTAAATATTCTTTAGGACTGTTTTCAGCGATTCTGGACTAGCTGTATTTACTTTTATTGTTGGAAGATACGACTCAATCACGGAATTGGTGCCGCCCACTAACACTGCCTTTACTTCTCTGAAGGCTGTCTTTGCCATTTTTAGAACTTCTGGGTGGATCATGTCGTCTTCGCCGTCTGTAATTATTACCAGCTTGTAGTTGTGTAGGCTTTGTTGTTTTGCGTCTCTGACGGCTGTGTGGACGGCGGCTGTGATGTCTGTGCCGCCTAGGGGTAGGACGCGGAGTAGCGACCGGATGATGTCTTTCACGTTGGTTATGGGGGGGTAGACCATCTGGTCGAAAAACCTCAATACGGTCCTCTTGCTCTTCTTCATCACGGCAATAGCCAAGGCGGTTGCCCAGGTTATTTTCTGCGTCATGTCCATGGCTACGCCGTCGTATAGGCTGTAGAACATGGACCCGGACTTGTCAACCAGTAGGTATACCCTGTCCCTTGTGTCGAGAGCTAAGTCGTAAATGGAAAGCGACTTTGTGGCGAGCTTGTAGCCGAAGAGCTCCCTGGACTGGAGGTATATTGCCTTGCTTAGGTTCGTAGCTTTTTGTAGATCGCTGTATGTCCTTATCCGCGTCACGCCGGAGATGACCCCACGCCGTTCTTGTACATCTCCCTGGTCGACCTCTTCTTTGACTGCGGAGAGCATCTCTACTAGGGATTCTAAAATTTTCGCCAGTCTCGCCCTGTAGGGGTCTATGTCTATGTCGAACAGAAGCTCTGCAGTCTCCTTGCCCACCTCGTTTCCAAGTGCCTTCGTCATGGATTTCCTCAGCTTTTCTATGTTCCGCACATTGCCCATGTAGAAGCGGAGGAGGTTGCTTATCTCGTTGCGCAGTTGCTGGTTCTCGCTGAGGTCTCTAAAATCTTGTTTCTGGTCCTCGAAGCCCTCTACGGCGCCTCTTTCGATCCTAGACAGTAAGCTGTTGTAAGCTCTCAGCAACTTGACAGATGCTGATTTGGATACTTGGTAGTTATAGCGGCTGATCTTAGATATTTCGTGGTATACGTCCGACGATGTGTAGGTCTTGATAAATACGTGCCACAGAGACTCTTCTTGTTTGTCTGGGCCGTCTTTGAGAATGGGCGTCCTGTAGTGGACGTAGAACGAGTCTGCAATTATGTCGTTGGATATTTTCGAAAGTTTTATGGGTACTCCAAGTCTCTGGAAGTACTTTACAATTTCGTGTACCCTCAGCCTTGTGAGCTCGTCGTTGTAGTCTACGTTTAGGAGGGAGCCCATTATACTTGGCTCTTCAACATGTCTAGGGTTGACCTCACCTCCTCGATTTCTACTTGGAAGAAGCGGTACATGACGGGGTCTGACACAGCCTTTTCGAATAGCTCGTAGGCCTCTTTTAGCTTCTCCTTGGCGATAGACAAGGCATTGTTGGCGATAAGCGCCTTTATTTCGCTCAGCAAGTCGTATAGCACGGAGAGGTTTCCAGGCATGTGGGTGGCGAGGAAGGACTCGTACTCCGATAAGTCCTCTCTGTCCTTGACCAGGTACTTCAACACCTTTAAGGTGCCAGCCCTGATGGTGGCCGAGTCTATCTCAGAGGGCTTTATTCCAACCACGGTGAGGTAAGACACGACGTACAGCGGCACCTTGACTCTCGTCCTGTTGGATATCACTACGTGGTCTAGATAAGAGGCGACTATGGGCGAGATATGCTTAACCAAGGTGTCCATGTTTTCGTATATGTAGTTCTGTATGAGCTCGTTCAGCTTCTTCACCTCGTCCATGGTCATGATGGGCTTCAATGTGTCGAACTCCCTCCTCAGCCTCAGCCCCGTCTTAATCAAGTCGGCGGTTTCCTCTGGGTTGGCGTACTTGGTGAACACCCTGAGGGGGAAGCGGTCGTAGAGGGCTTGTAGCTCCTCCTCGTCGGGGATCCTGTTGGTGGCGCCGAACACGGTCCAGGTCTTTACGGGTATGATGTTGCCCCCGTCGTATATGACCCTCTCGTTGAGGATTGTGAGCATCGTGTTCAAAATGGCGCTGGAGGCGTTAAAGATCTCGTCCAGCAGGGCGAAATCGGCCTCTACGATGGAATTTGTGTAGATCCTCTTGACGTTGCCCTTCAACAGCTCCACCACGTCGATTGGGCCGATAACCTCCTCTATCTCGGTGAACTTGGTGAGGAGTCTGTAAAACCACCTGGCCTTCAGTAGCTTGGAGATAGAGGCCACGAGCATCGTCTTGGCGGTTCCTGGGGGCCCTATCAGGATGAAGTTCTCCCTTGTGAGTATGGAGGTGAGACATGCAGTAATTTCGTCGGAGAACTTGAAGAACATCGACTCTAGCGTTTTTCTCACTTCCGGCACCTTATGGGTGATGTCTTGCACTTGTTGTTTTGCGTGTATTCTAAAAATGTTTTTATGGCGGCCTTGTCCCTCTCCCAGTTATTTGAAAGTTTCAGCCCCCTCTCCTGAGGTATGCTTATTCCCCAGCTATATAAGGACTGTGGATAAAATAGCTGTGGACCACTTTTTTGACATGTTTATAACGCACGCCGAGAGGAAGTTAAAAGCCTATCTTCATAGCCGTTCACAGCATGACTACCCTATCACGAGTTTGGAAGACAGTGTACAGTACAAAAAGGTTGAGCCATACACCGGCGACAGCTTGCTGGTAGCCGGCGTAGACGGCGGGATCGCTATGTTGAAGTTGGCCAACGGGCACCAGGTAGTGTTAGCGAGAGCCGCAGCGGTTGGCCCCGGGTTTGTGGAGAGGGAGTTCGAGGCTGACATCGCGAAGGTGGAATCGGCGTCTATGCCGTGGGCGTATCTCGTAATTGTGGAGTCTCTTGTAGGGATAAAGGCTATAGAGAGGCACAGCGTAGACGTCTTGTTGATGGATGGCTCTCTTTACGCCAAGACAGTCCGACTTGTCCACAACCTAATACTCGCCAGGGAGTTTCAAAATTTGTACTACATCCCAGAGCTCGCCGCTGCTCTGCACCTTTTGGCGAAGCTTATAGACATGGCCCAGAGGCGTGGGACTAAGCTCATCTTCGTTTCGAAGGATCACAGCTTCAAGCTTTTGAAAGAACATGTCATATTTGAGAAGCTGAGCGCAAGGCAGAGGGACCCGATCTATCAGAGGGGGCTTCAGTGGTACTCAGTCTTGTGGATTAGGAGGTTTAGGAAGGAGTTGCTTGAAATATACAAACAGTTAAGGGGGCACGACTACGAGAGCTCTAGGTTGCTCGCCATGCTTATTACCCCCTCTATCACAGACTCCGAGCTCTTGGGGCAGTTGTTGCCGCCGGGAAGCTACACTGTGCCTATGTTAGTGGGCGGGTGCGACGCATACATGAATTACAAGGGCCTTACAACAGTGGACAAGCTTGTGAAGGCGGCTGAGGATAGGCTGGAGGACTCGCTGATATTTAGGCTGAAAGAGCAGTACAGCCAAGACGTGGTGGGGATGATAAGGGAGGCGCTGGAGGTAATACCCAAGATATACTTCCTCTACGTCAAATTTGGGGGCGACGACACCCCTTTGCTGGTGGAAATTCCCGCGGAGGGGACTAAGATGTTCGACGGCGCGGCTGTGAAGGCCTTCTACCCGCCGGCCCGCGTCGGCGATATTGTTGGGCTACTCGCAACCCAGTACCGCGACCCCATCCACTACAACGCGTGGCTGTGGTACGCCCACGCCGTTGCTTCTTTTAGAGCGAGCCACCTATCTGAGTACGCCGTCTATCTCAAAAACATGGCGGGCGGGGTGGGGATGGGGAGGAGGCTGAAGCTGGCCTGGGGGGTATGAGAATAGGCTACGTCGTGGCCACGGCGACGCCGTTTGAGTTCGTGGCGACGCTGGATCCCGAGAGGCCTGTTAGTCTGTACGACTACGTGGTGGTTGACCACGTGGAGCTCGACAACGCCTCCGGCGAGCTTGTAAACGTCAGTTTACTGGGCCAGATAGTGAAGCTTTACCGCGACCCCTACTCGGTGAAGAGGGATCTGCCGCTCTACACCGTCATACAGGAGGTCTCTAGTAATATTTTGGAAGTTCAGATTGCCAAGGTCAAGGTGCTTGGCTATGTGCTAAACGGTGAGTTGAGGCAGCCGAAGCAGCCGCCGAGGATAGGTTCGCCGGTCTACTTGGCGGAGAACGAACAAATCGCCGAGCTGTTTAAGGTGGAGAACGGGCTGTGTGTCGGCAAGCTTGCAAGCCGCGATGTGGCTGTGTGTCTAGATATAAACGGTATTAGGAGACACCTTGCGGTAATTGCGGCGACGGGCAGTGGCAAGACTTGGTTTTCGGTGGTGTTGATAGAGGAGTTGCTGAGACGAGGGGCTAAAATTGTGGTCATAGACCCACACGGCGAATACGTAGCAATAAAAGACTCAATACACCGCCTAGGTCCCTTCACTGCGAGGGTTGTGAAGGTGTCGAAACACCACGTGGGGGACTTAATGTACAAGATAGGTGTTCTTGACAGTGATCCAGAAGCGTTGGCAAACGCCGCGGGCGTACCGCCTGGCGCTAAGAAGATAAGATATGCGATCTACCTCGCATGGTCCTATGCGAAGAAGGTTAGGAAAGCCACTGGGGAAAAAGTCGGCTTGGCCTTTATGAAAAGAGTCCTATACACAGCCATGAGGGGGGAAAACGCCTTGCAAAAACTTTTCCAGCAGTACAAAGGAATCAACGACGGCGCTCACAAGGCCGAGGGAGATTTTCCCCTAAGCGATTTAAAGCAACTCGCCGCCAAGGACAGACACGCCATTTTCAGCGCGTTGACGTATTTAAAAAAGCTGTCTAGGCTGGGAGTCTTCTCGTCTAGGTCAACCCCTCTCTCGAAGCTTCTGGGCGACATTACGATTATCAACCTGGCAGGGGTAAACGAGGAGGTCCAGGACTACGTGGTGTCGCACTTGGTGAATAGGCTCTTCCAAGCTAGGGTGAACCACGTCAGGGGGTTAAAGGGGTACCAACTCCCGTGGCCCATAGTCTTGTTCGTAGAGGAGGCTCACAGATTCGCCCCTCCAAAGGCACTAAGAAAGACGAGGTCTTACGAGGCCTTGTCCCGGGTCGCCTCAGAAGGGCGCAAGTTCGGCGCCTACCTCGTAATTATAAGCCAGAGGCCTAGCAAGGTCGATCCTGACATAATTAGCCAGTGCCAGAGCCAAGTAATAATGCGGATAGTCAACCCCAAAGACCAAGAGGCGGTTAGAGAGAGTAGCGAACTGTTGGCGCAGGAGTTTCTAGAAAACCTGCCCGGGCTGGACGTGGGCGAGGCTGTGGTGTTGGGACCCATCGTGAAACTCCCCGTAGTGATAAAGGTGAGGGACAGGGTGCTTGAATACGGCGGATCTGA from Pyrobaculum arsenaticum DSM 13514 includes:
- a CDS encoding DNA double-strand break repair nuclease NurA, whose amino-acid sequence is MFITHAERKLKAYLHSRSQHDYPITSLEDSVQYKKVEPYTGDSLLVAGVDGGIAMLKLANGHQVVLARAAAVGPGFVEREFEADIAKVESASMPWAYLVIVESLVGIKAIERHSVDVLLMDGSLYAKTVRLVHNLILAREFQNLYYIPELAAALHLLAKLIDMAQRRGTKLIFVSKDHSFKLLKEHVIFEKLSARQRDPIYQRGLQWYSVLWIRRFRKELLEIYKQLRGHDYESSRLLAMLITPSITDSELLGQLLPPGSYTVPMLVGGCDAYMNYKGLTTVDKLVKAAEDRLEDSLIFRLKEQYSQDVVGMIREALEVIPKIYFLYVKFGGDDTPLLVEIPAEGTKMFDGAAVKAFYPPARVGDIVGLLATQYRDPIHYNAWLWYAHAVASFRASHLSEYAVYLKNMAGGVGMGRRLKLAWGV
- a CDS encoding helicase HerA domain-containing protein codes for the protein MRIGYVVATATPFEFVATLDPERPVSLYDYVVVDHVELDNASGELVNVSLLGQIVKLYRDPYSVKRDLPLYTVIQEVSSNILEVQIAKVKVLGYVLNGELRQPKQPPRIGSPVYLAENEQIAELFKVENGLCVGKLASRDVAVCLDINGIRRHLAVIAATGSGKTWFSVVLIEELLRRGAKIVVIDPHGEYVAIKDSIHRLGPFTARVVKVSKHHVGDLMYKIGVLDSDPEALANAAGVPPGAKKIRYAIYLAWSYAKKVRKATGEKVGLAFMKRVLYTAMRGENALQKLFQQYKGINDGAHKAEGDFPLSDLKQLAAKDRHAIFSALTYLKKLSRLGVFSSRSTPLSKLLGDITIINLAGVNEEVQDYVVSHLVNRLFQARVNHVRGLKGYQLPWPIVLFVEEAHRFAPPKALRKTRSYEALSRVASEGRKFGAYLVIISQRPSKVDPDIISQCQSQVIMRIVNPKDQEAVRESSELLAQEFLENLPGLDVGEAVVLGPIVKLPVVIKVRDRVLEYGGSDIDLTTAWKVDKTADVAQMWRRIFNSPPPPSVMLSASRMRLLHKKREGNKIVIKLLDGDKEVDVVIEGGSPRCSVCGVGKPCSHVYKALEEALEVV
- a CDS encoding vWA domain-containing protein, yielding MGSLLNVDYNDELTRLRVHEIVKYFQRLGVPIKLSKISNDIIADSFYVHYRTPILKDGPDKQEESLWHVFIKTYTSSDVYHEISKISRYNYQVSKSASVKLLRAYNSLLSRIERGAVEGFEDQKQDFRDLSENQQLRNEISNLLRFYMGNVRNIEKLRKSMTKALGNEVGKETAELLFDIDIDPYRARLAKILESLVEMLSAVKEEVDQGDVQERRGVISGVTRIRTYSDLQKATNLSKAIYLQSRELFGYKLATKSLSIYDLALDTRDRVYLLVDKSGSMFYSLYDGVAMDMTQKITWATALAIAVMKKSKRTVLRFFDQMVYPPITNVKDIIRSLLRVLPLGGTDITAAVHTAVRDAKQQSLHNYKLVIITDGEDDMIHPEVLKMAKTAFREVKAVLVGGTNSVIESYLPTIKVNTASPESLKTVLKNI
- a CDS encoding ABC transporter permease, whose amino-acid sequence is MIKKVALVAFAAVVLLFYAPFLALGYYMSGGGVLKLPSTSMLATTFMLALVTAAIAIALAYPAAYYLAKRGNELEFALLIAPLWVGTLLKAYSLLVVFSVVERFTGIVLWGTALGVVVGMVYEYFPYAVLTLYAAIEKLSETPTQAARVLGASRAQTFLRVELPLTMPGVVAAFILIFLFAMGEVIMPAVLGAWKVYTVGSYIWDLYFKARDFLSGSVLSLLLAALSLLATYVVVKTIRSFSI
- a CDS encoding AAA family ATPase, which translates into the protein MQDITHKVPEVRKTLESMFFKFSDEITACLTSILTRENFILIGPPGTAKTMLVASISKLLKARWFYRLLTKFTEIEEVIGPIDVVELLKGNVKRIYTNSIVEADFALLDEIFNASSAILNTMLTILNERVIYDGGNIIPVKTWTVFGATNRIPDEEELQALYDRFPLRVFTKYANPEETADLIKTGLRLRREFDTLKPIMTMDEVKKLNELIQNYIYENMDTLVKHISPIVASYLDHVVISNRTRVKVPLYVVSYLTVVGIKPSEIDSATIRAGTLKVLKYLVKDREDLSEYESFLATHMPGNLSVLYDLLSEIKALIANNALSIAKEKLKEAYELFEKAVSDPVMYRFFQVEIEEVRSTLDMLKSQV
- a CDS encoding CBS domain-containing protein, with amino-acid sequence MNCGEIAKKPAVAITPDKTIEEAAALMAQHRVGLLVIVDKENPKKPIGVISERDIIRGIAQKTPLTATVDKVGTMRNFVYVYDYDPITAAARKMRQHNVRHVVVVDKEGNLYGVISIRDLIGEKQVLEILARDWAPTKE
- a CDS encoding ABC transporter permease, which translates into the protein MRALKIYTWALIAAMYVPIGVMVVLSFNNSKLPYVWGGFTLRWYQALFGWDLAWQAVLNSTVIALAVAFASTLLGLFMAFALRDDRYIAISQGAVVMPEVSEALAFAAALSLLKDYANVNLFGPVGVFLAHLAYTLPMAHVLMSPYVSYVGRSVVDAARILGASELRTMLSVIAPILFPAFVATFLIVFANSFDTYIKTAFITSPDFVTAPILLWNYAARGRGDPTIYALASIMLIPSLAAAVIYFRAVKRYG
- a CDS encoding DsbA family protein, with the translated sequence MNPKVVAGIVLAIIAAVGVAVYLLQSQPPANKTSTQPVQTTSGKLYVYTARLEGGQALELLTYYIPLSSGTVYAQIYNNSASYFMVKNTGIINVLSQTLNSYQKATYYSKLLQICVNSTTTTTVAGERITLSNSQCQQSTSPLPTAKTFDELVLLIQGLPGPTSPSQWKQSGTAQTPYGQATVYTNTTEVPIMQGLSAILDYEKQQLADGTIYQFKVKLSYGGQVAAILTYTLRNITTIPADVANVLNELSRDVVGTNGGGLDILRVAEKIGMKYDGKWPAAIVFFDLQCPYCAQLFKYNYTLFEGHRLVLVDLIVHPDALPAHERLRCLYNSTPQEVIPTLRVVYDRFLAGDQNYTSILPQSSCPIDANAGMQLATLIAGQNVGTPLVVVVYPNGTYTYVVGYDPASIAKALKG
- a CDS encoding ABC transporter ATP-binding protein, whose protein sequence is MGLSVELKDVSVQYGSFQALKGVSLFVEGGEGLVLLGPSGSGKSTLLRTIAGLITPTRGRVYIGGRDVTELPPDKRGVSMLFQDLALFPHLDVFENVAFGLRIRKVSDDEVRRKVRWALELVRLDPDLFLKRRVYELSGGQQQRVALARALVVEPEVLLLDEPFSHVDLDIKNRLLEELKILHNKLGFTLVYVTHDRFEAVEIGDRIALMKEGEIVQVGKPIELYKKPKNRFVAEFFGEANIVPTSALGLGEKGYAVIRPEDVVIGGSTTYKLKGQVVDVTFLWHYLKVEIQSNGHIYKAYVDLETPVAVGDVVEFGWDARDVYVVEE